A single genomic interval of Anopheles marshallii chromosome 2, idAnoMarsDA_429_01, whole genome shotgun sequence harbors:
- the LOC128708190 gene encoding calpain-A-like — MDELKGLLSGAGKQLFDAAGQAITSAATEYIGSVINEMFVKKESDTKRFLPSIKNMKVLNERSKGRPSADVQDFYQIRQQCLENGTLFEDPEFPAASSSLMYSQRPDRHYEWLRPHEISDGPEFFVEGFSRFDVQQGELGDCWLLAACANLTQDQKMFLRVVPEDNSFEDEYAGVFHFRFWQYGKWVDVVIDDRLPTYRGQLIYMRSSEHNEFWSALLEKAYAKLHGSYESLRGGTTCEAMEDFTGGVAEMYDLKDQTPPNLYEIIEKGFRRNSMFGCSIEADPNVLEAETPEGLIRGHAYSITKIQLVDIETPGRSGKIPLIRLRNPWGNEAEWNGPWSDKSPEWRYIPDEQKQELGLNFDHDGEFWMSYRDFTRYFDRMEICNLSPDSLADDEFTRGKISWEMSMFEGEWAVGSTAGGCRNYLDTFWHNPQYIIRLEDPDEDDEEGNCTVIIALLQKNRRARRNMGVECLTIGFAVYRVTDRDLAQKPLKLNFFKYNASAARSPAFINLREVSCRFKLPPGTYVIVPSTFEPNEEGEFIIRVFSETANGMMENDENVGVGDIDDRIAPDVPGYVQPSPQRQAMERLFLDVAGADGEVDWVELKRILDHSFRDDNISSEGFSKDVCRAMVAMLDVDHTGKLGFEEFQQLLTDIAKWKAVFKLYDTEGSGRLSAFQLREALNSAGYHLNNRILNALVHRYGSRSGTIPFDDFIMCAVKIKTMIEIFRERDTEGLNQATFSMDEWVEKTLYS, encoded by the exons ATGGACGAGTTAAAG GGCCTCCTGAGCGGGGCCGGCAAGCAGCTGTTCGATGCGGCCGGTCAAGCTATCACGAGTGCCGCCACCGAGTACATCGGCAGCGTCATCAACGAGATGTTCGTGAAGAAGGAATCGGACACGAAGCGCTTCCTGCCGAGCATTAAGAACATGAAGGTG CTGAATGAGCGCAGCAAAGGACGACCCAGCGCCGATGTGCAGGATTTCTACCAAATTCGCCAACAGTGCCTCGAGAATGGTACGCTGTTTGAAGATCCCGAGTTCCCGGCAGCGTCCTCCTCGCTAATGTACTCCCAGCGTCCAGACCGGCATTACGAATGGCTTCGTCCGCACGAAATTAGCGACGGGCCAGAGTTTTTCGTGGAAGGGTTTTCACGATTTGATGTGCAGCAGGGTGAACTCGGCGATTGCTGGCTGCTGGCCGCCTGCGCCAATCTAACCCAGGACCAAAAGATGTTCCTGCGCGTCGTGCCGGAAGATAACAGCTTCGAGGACGAGTATGCTGGCGTGTTTCATTTCCGCTTCTGGCAGTACGGCAAGTGGGTCGATGTGGTGATTGACGACCGTCTGCCAACGTACCGGGGACAGTTGATCTACATGCGATCGTCCGAACACAACGAGTTCTGGAGCGCACTGCTCGAGAAGGCGTACGCCAAACTGCACGGTTCGTACGAATCGCTGCGCGGTGGCACCACGTGTGAGGCAATGGAGGACTTTACGGGTGGTGTCGCGGAAATGTACGACCTGAAGGATCAAACGCCACCAAATCTGTACGAGATCATTGAGAAGGGCTTTAGGCGCAACTCGATGTTTGGATGCAGCATTGAGGCGGATCCGAATGTGCTGGAAGCGGAAACACCGGAAGGTTTGATACGTGGTCACGCGTATTCCATCACAAAGATTCAGCTGGTGGATATTGAAACACCAGGACGGTCGGGCAAGATTCCCCTGATCCGGCTTCGAAACCCGTGGGGCAATGAGGCCGAATGGAACGGACCGTGGAGTGATAAGTCGCCCGAATGGCGCTACATCCCGGACGAACAGAAGCAGGAGCTTGGGCTGAACTTCGATCACGACGGAGAGTTCTGGATGTCTTATCGAGATTTTACGCGCTATTTCGATCGAATGGAAATTTGTAACTTGAGCCCGGACTCGTTGGCCGACGATGAATTCACGCGGGGTAAGATCAGCTGGGAGATGTCCATGTTCGAGGGCGAGTGGGCTGTTGGCAGTACGGCGGGTGGTTGCCGCAACTATCTCGATACATTCTGGCACAATCCTCAGTACATAATCCGGCTCGAGGACCCGGACGAGGATGACGAGGAAGGCAACTGTACGGTGATTATAGCGCTGTTGCAAAAGAACCGTCGTGCCCGTCGAAACATGGGTGTGGAATGCTTAACGATCGGGTTCGCTGTGTACCGTGTGACCGATCGCGATCTAGCGCAGAAGCCGCTGAAGTTGAACTTCTTCAAGTATAACGCTTCGGCGGCACGTTCACCCGCGTTTATCAACCTGCGTGAGGTGAGCTGTCGGTTTAAGCTGCCACCCGGTACGTACGTGATCGTACCGTCCACGTTCGAACCGAACGAGGAAGGTGAATTCATTATCCGCGTGTTCTCCGAAACTGCCAACGGTATGAtggaaaacgatgaaaacgTCGGCGTTGGTGACATCGATGATCGG ATTGCGCCCGATGTACCCGGTTACGTTCAACCGTCTCCGCAACGGCAAGCCATGGAACGTCTGTTTTTGGATGTTGCCGGTGCGGACGGTGAGGTTGATTGGGTCGAGCTGAAGCGCATCCTCGATCATTCCTTCCGTGATG acaacATCTCCTCGGAGGGCTTCTCGAAGGACGTGTGCCGCGCGATGGTTGCGATGTTGGATGTGGACCACACCGGCAAGCTGGGCTTCGAGGAGTTCCAGCAACTGCTGACCGACATCGCCAAATGGAAGGCCGTGTTCAAGCTGTACGATACCGAGGGTTCCGGTCGGCTGAGCGCGTTCCAGCTGCGCGAGGCCCTCAACTCTGCCGGCTACCATCTGAACAACCGCATCCTGAACGCGCTGGTACACCGGTACGGTTCGCGCAGCGGCACGATACCGTTCGACGATTTTATCATGTGTGCAGTCAAGATTAAAACAATGATCG AAATCTTCCGCGAGCGCGATACCGAGGGTTTGAACCAGGCCACATTCAGCATGGACGAGTGGGTCGAGAAGACGCTTTACTCTTAA
- the LOC128718836 gene encoding tyrosine-protein kinase receptor, protein MEIRRTTNNLPHSEFSGRCRLAACALRKMAPVSVRRSVRLRSNVLLLGTCLTVGLWLGFAPTVHGQRPLGNSTFGASHNSSGVINVHPVLTTSTTSTEPPRSMFPASASGFEDSLEDDSADMEEHEHDEHEHHHEHGGVGGYGSGGGGAVGHGAFPQPNEINAGASRNGGHDGAPIGSRQPGSRLINPYFPTPATTQGGSKTTEPQNGRRFNPARPGRGRKTSSINMLRKMNKISTNMNGLETGGEPISYGSTTHRRGQTVHHAGADAYGQENAGEQGAGGGGGAAEGTDARGGTGQQGGRGAADYGNRGRSDPGRGLGVLMQSPGYFTSGSSYSRQGDDPLRTLRARYNEERYHNSVPDQGSEMDEILGMKCNFETECAWTWDETDQHGFQVVTGMNLTESNRTGLMPGPGADPAHNANGHFLHLRLTQDSQPQILTSPVFGATKENCYLEVFTHQSAMHHGSIRIVIETIGNQESSWVPAEIMGNDLRRWQMNTFRIDRISKDFKVLFEVVPNKIGGQARGHVSIDNLRMVQCFPDSISTNNCSYSQVQCTASKVPVCIKTPKICDITVDCDDSEDETLNCDKIPFGGRCDFETGWCGWQNYGNVILSWARHTGPTPTEKTGPDMDHTHENSNVTGYYMFVNMNQHANDSEKKTLVGLASNAIMNSVVFNPPPLVHTNASSPYRNSCVVRFYVHQYGMNPGSINLSSVEIREKENFTTTLWWSSKNLGEDWVRVDIILPNITTKYYLQFEARMGMRIFSDVAIDDFSLSPECFGLNIPAEHLQGYNYWDPRIGGAKQPHKDFAGKSFLELNTCGAKGQYGPTPADCLSSYNNTEAFSAVHVIDSHPFKGIQAWKVPNEGYYTIIAKGAGGGLGSGGVGSSRGAMVLSVLELHKDEEIYILVGQSGEHACIKSMGYRDESCEMRNKQLNMDTWMHSKTQQVKNTIIEEGAGGGGGGTYVFLLNSANTAVPLLVAGGGGGLGVGRYLDDDIQHGKKYLSFKKDVSGTAHGEPNRQAGPGGGWRAQADMGLQAHYGASLLEGGRGGMPCYTPRGTHGQGGFGGGGGGCDTGGGGGGYSGGDTMINSTNGEGGSSFMASKRNVPELSMEFSGANGGHGAVLIIPAIQGCGCDYRCVALDEYRATVGCICPDGWTLKPDNYTACELPTETVEMKYLIMFFVVVVLVLCAALASLILILYNRYQRKRQAALRHKMLLEQDLQLSRLRSTADDSALTNFNPNYGCDGILNGNVDVKSLPQVARESLRLVKALGQGAFGEVYQGLYRHRDGDAVEMPVAVKTLPEMSTGQAESDFLMEAAIMAKFNHPNIVHLIGVCFDRHPRFIVLELLAGGDLKNFLREGRNKPERPSPLTMKDLIFCALDVAKGCRYMESKRFIHRDIAARNCLLSSKGPGRVVKIADFGMARDIYRSDYYRKGGKAMLPIKWMPPEAFLDGIFTSKTDVWSFGVLLWEVFSLGLMPYTGLPNRDVMQLVTGGGRLDAPQGCPMAVYRIMADCWNPTPEERPSFSNLLERLTTCTQDPEVMNAPLPSFFRPPSNERDTTIMRPPGNDDFCLQVPNSSDYLIPLPGPRSVAERLLSEATGVTIPDTLMTCTPPKNASPRIVNGHTVMVSNALVGHGAPQQQPLTTVTDGACWETSFIRKHPGQACPAGVPLPPPPVLDPAEAVLPPNGPSMVPPVPDVADKLISLDTPQQTPTAIQPPISFSNPVIGELGDGPPPGPTNGGPMTNGNGHSHGPPMVESPMETAKLLSSIPPPITLDPAALSMQQNHVVGTSYANIRMMSNANGNGANHSHTNHNNNNNNNHGDHGVIVDKLTGTGGIVMTGLTGYSNGPTGNGGVGGSNGGGNGANHNTNGHHGHGHGGNGGNGGVEKGSVGAGPDPSRQAAPFTIQTFSERYISPENHSEISC, encoded by the exons ATGGAAATtcgaagaacaacaaacaacctgCCGCACAGTGAGTTTAGCGGGCGGTGTAGACTGGCAGCGTGTGCGCTGCGCAAGATGGCGCCCGTGAGTGTACGGCGTAGTGTGCGGTTACGGTCgaacgtgctgctgctggggaCGTGCCTGACGGTTGGCCTTTGGTTGGGCTTTGCACCGACGGTGCACGGACAGCGCCCGCTCGGCAATTCCACCTTCGGTGCGTCCCACAACTCGTCCGGCGTCATCAACGTCCACCCGGTGCTGACGACCAGTACCACCTCGACCGAGCCACCACGCTCCATGTTTCCCGCGTCCGCGTCCGGGTTCGAGGATTCGCTGGAGGACGACAGCGCCGATATGGAGGAGCACGAGCACGATGAGCACGAGCACCATCACGAGCACGGTGGCGTTGGGGGGTACGGCAGCGGTGGTGGGGGCGCCGTTGGGCACGGTGCCTTTCCACAGCCGAACGAAATCAATGCCGGTGCGAGCCGGAACGGGGGCCACGATGGGGCCCCGATCGGGTCCCGGCAACCGGGCAGCCGGCTGATCAATCCCTACTTCCCGACACCCGCCACCACGCAGGGTGGCTCGAAGACGACCGAGCCCCAGAACGGGCGACGCTTTAATCCGGCCCGACCGGGACGCGGGCGGAAAACGTCCTCGATCAACATGCTGCGCAAGATGAACAAGATCTCCACCAACATGAACGGGCTGGAAACGGGCGGTGAGCCCATTTCGTACGGTTCGACCACGCACCGCCGTGGCCAAACCGTGCACCACGCGGGTGCGGACGCGTACGGGCAGGAGAACGCCGGTGAACAGGGCgctggtggaggtggtggagcGGCAGAGGGAACGGACGCGCGTGGAGGTACCGGGCAGCAGGGTGGACGGGGTGCGGCCGATTACGGCAACCGTGGTCGATCCGATCCGGGCCGTGGCCTTGGGGTGCTCATGCAATCGCCCGGCTACTTCACGTCCGGTTCGTCCTACAGCCGCCAGGGTGACGACCCACTAAGGACGTTACGGGCGCGTTACAACGAGGAG CGATACCACAACTCCGTCCCAGATCAGGGCTCCGAGATGGACGAGATACTGGGCATGAAGTGTAACTTCGAGACGGAATGTGCGTGGACGTGGGACGAAACCGACCAGCACGGGTTCCAGGTGGTGACCGGCATGAATCTAACCGAATCCAACCGTACCGGGCTGATGCCGGGCCCGGGTGCCGATCCGGCCCATAATGCCAACGGACACTTTCTGCATCTGCGGCTGACGCAGGATAGCCAACCGCAAATACTCACCTCGCCCGTGTTTGGTGCGACGAAGGAAAACTGCTACCTGGAGGTGTTCACGCACCAGAGCGCGATGCATCACGGTAGCATACGCATCGTGATCGAGACGATCGGTAACCAGGAATCGAGCTGGGTACCGGCAGAAATCATGGGCAACGATCTGCGCCGCTGGCAGATGAATACGTTCCGCATCGATCGCATCTCGAAGGACTTCAAGGTGCTGTTTGAGGTGGTGCCGAACAAGATCGGTGGACAGGCGCGTGGACACGTTAGCATCGATAATCTCCGGATGGTGCAATGTTTCCCGGACTCGATCAGCACCAACAACTGTAGCTACTCGCAGGTGCAGTGCACGGCCAGCAAG GTACCCGTGTGCATCAAAACACCAAAGATCTGTGACATCACAGTAGATTGTGATGATAGTGAAGACGAGACCTTAAATTGCG ATAAAATTCCATTCGGTGGTCGCTGTGACTTCGAGACTGGTTGGTGTGGGTGGCAAAACTATGGCAACGTTATCCTTTCCTGGGCACGGCACACTGGTCCAACACCGACAGAGAAGACGGGCCCGGATATGGATCACACGCACGAGAACTCGAACGTAACCGGGTACTACATGTTCGTCAACATGAACCAGCATGCGAACGATAGCGAGAAGAAGACGCTGGTTGGATTGGCCAGTAACGCGATCATGAACAGTGTCGTCTTTAACCCGCCACCGCTGGTACACACGAATGCGAGCTCACCGTATCGGAACTCCTGCGTG GTCCGATTCTACGTCCACCAGTACGGCATGAACCCGGGCAGCATCAATCTGTCCAGTGTGGAGATCCGCGAGAAGGAAAACTTCACCACCACGCTCTGGTGGAGCTCGAAGAATCTCGGCGAAGATTGGGTGCGGGTGGACATCATCCTACCGAACATTACGACAAAGTACTACCTGCAGTTCGAGGCCCGCATGGGCATGCGCATCTTCTCCGATGTGGCGATCGACGATTTTTCGCTCAGCCCGGAGTGCTTCGGTTTGAACATACCGGCGGAACATCTGCAGGGGTACAACTACTGGGATCCACGGATAGGCGGTGCCAAGCAGCCGCACAAAGATTTTGCTGGAAAATCAT tCCTGGAACTCAACACCTGCGGTGCAAAGGGACAGTATGGCCCTACACCGGCCGATTGTCTGTCGTCGTACAACAATACAGAAGCGTTCAGTGCGGTGCACGTCATTGACAGTCATCCATTCAAGGGAATCCAGGCCTGGAAGGTACCGAACGAGGGTTACTACAC CATTATTGCGAAAGGCGCTGGTGGTGGGCTTGGATCCGGTGGAGTGGGTTCGTCACGCGGTGCGATGGTGCTGAGTGTGTTGGAACTGCACAAGGACGAGGAAATATACATCCTGGTGGGACAGAGTGGAGAGCATGCGTGTATCAAATCGATGGGCTATCGGGACGAGTCGTGCGAGATGCGCAACAAGCAGCTCAACATGGACACGTGGATGCACTCGAAGACCCAGCAGGTGAAGAACACGATCATCGAGGAAGGTGCTGGCGGAGGCGGTGGTGGAACATACGTGTTTTTG TTGAACTCTGCCAACACAGCAGTCCCATTGCTGGTggccggtggtggaggtggacTCGGTGTTGGTCGTTACCTGGACGATGATATTCAGCATGGCAAAAAGTATCTGTCGTTCAAGAAGGACGTCTCGGGTACTGCACATGGCGAACCCAACCGGCAAGCCGGACCGGGAGGTGGTTGGCGTGCGCAGGCCGACATGGGACTACAAGCGCACTACGGTGCGTCGCTACTGGAGGGTGGCCGTGGTGGCATGCCATGCTATACACCGCGTGGCACCCATGGGCAGGGtgggtttggtggtggtggtggcggatgtgatactggtggtggtggcggtggataCTCCGGTGGCGATACGATGATTAACTCCACCAACGGCGAAGGCGGCTCGTCCTTCATGGCATCCAAGCGCAATGTGCCAGAACTGTCGATGGAGTTCTCTGGCGCGAACGGTGGTCATGGAGCAGTACTGATCATTCCTGCCATACAGGGATGTGGATGCGATTACCGGTGTGTGGCCCTGGACGAGTACCGGGCGACCGTGGGTTGCATCTGTCCCGACGGGTGGACACTAAAGCCAGATAATTATACAGCGTGTGAAT TGCCCACGGAAACGGTGGAAATGAAGTACCTAATTATGTTCTTTGTCGTCGTCGTGCTTGTACTCTGTGCCGCACTGGCCAGTCTTATACTGATACTTT ATAATCGTTACCAAAGAAAGCGTCAGGCAGCTCTGCGCCATAAGATGCTGCTGGAACAGGACCTGCAGCTGAGCCGGCTGCGCAGTACGGCCGATGATTCGGCACTGACCAACTTCAATCCGAACTATGGTTGTGATGGCATACTGAACGGGAATGTGGATGTGAAGAGTCTGCCACAGGTAGCTCGTGAAAGTTTGCGCTTGGTGAA GGCACTTGGACAGGGTGCTTTCGGTGAGGTGTACCAAGGTCTCTACCGTCATCGGGATGGTGACGCGGTGGAGATGCCGGTGGCAGTAAAGACATTGCCAGAAATGTCCACTGGTCAGGCGGAGTCTGACTTCTTGATGGAGGCGGCCATTATGGCAAAGTTCAATCATCCAAACATTGTACATCTGATAGGTGTCTGTTTCGATCGTCATCCACG GTTCATTGTGCTCGAACTTTTGGCCGGAGGTGATCTGAAGAACTTCCTCCGGGAGGGTCGTAATAAGCCG GAACGTCCATCACCGCTCACGATGAAAGATCTGATCTTCTGTGCGCTAGACGTAGCCAAGGGCTGTCGGTACATGGAAAGCAAGCGTTTCATACACCGTGACATAGCCGCCCGGAACTGTCTGCTCAGCAGCAAAGGTCCTGGCCGCGTGGTGAAGATTGCTGACTTTGGTATGGCCCGCGACATCTACCGCTCTGACTACTACCGCAAGGGTGGTAAAGCGATGCTCCCGATCAAGTGGATGCCACCAGAAGCGTTCCTCGATGGCATCTTCACTTCGAAGACAGACGTCTGGTCCTTTGGGGTGCTGCTGTGGGAAGTGTTCAGCCTCGGTCTGATGCCCTACACCGGTTTACCCAACCGTGATGTGATGCAGTTGGTGACGGGCGGTGGACGACTCGATGCACCGCAAGGTTGCCCGATGGCCGTGTACCGCATCATGGCCGACTGTTGGAATCCAACACCGGAGGAGCGGCCATCCTTCTCGAATCTGCTCGAGCGGTTAACAACCTGCACGCAAGACCCGGAAGTGATGAATGCCCCGTTGCCGAGCTTTTTCCGACCACCGTCAAACGAGCGCGATACGACGATAATGCGTCCACCCGGTAACGATGACTTCTGTCTGCAGGTGCCCAACTCCTCCGACTATCTCATACCGCTGCCGGGTCCGCGTTCCGTTGCGGAGCGTTTGCTGAGTGAAGCGACCGGTGTCACTATTCCCGACACGCTGATGACGTGTACGCCACCGAAGAACGCCTCACCGCGTATCGTCAACGGTCACACGGTGATGGTGTCGAACGCGCTGGTAGGGCATGGCGCACCCCAGCAACAACCACTCACGACCGTCACCGATGGCGCCTGCTGGGAAACGTCCTTCATTCGTAAGCACCCGGGACAGGCATGCCCGGCCGGGGTTCCACTTCCACCACCGCCGGTACTCGATCCGGCCGAAGCAGTCCTTCCACCAAACGGTCCGTCGATGGTACCACCTGTACCCGATGTTGCCGATAAGCTCATTTCGCTAGATACACCGCAACAGACACCGACGGCCATACAACCCCCCATCTCGTTCAGCAATCCGGTGATCGGTGAGCTTGGGGATGGGCCACCACCGGGACCAACCAATGGCGGTCCGATGACGAACGGCAACGGTCACAGCCATGGTCCGCCGATGGTGGAGTCACCGATGGAGACGGCGAAGTTGCTCAGTAGCATACCGCCACCAATAACGCTCGATCCGGCCGCGCTTAGTATGCAGCAGAACCACGTGGTCGGCACATCGTACGCGAACATCCGCATGATGAGCAACGCCAACGGAAATGGAGCCAACCACAGCCATACCAaccacaataacaacaacaataacaaccatGGCGATCATGGCGTTATCGTGGATAAGCTCACCGGCACTGGTGGCATCGTGATGACGGGCCTAACCGGATACAGTAACGGTCCGACCGGCAATGGTGGCGTTGGTGGTAGTAACGGCGGTGGCAATGGTGCCAACCACAACACGAACGGTCACCATGGCCATGGCCACGGTGGTAATGGCGGTAATGGTGGCGTCGAGAAGGGATCGGTCGGTGCCGGTCCGGATCCTTCCCGGCAGGCGGCACCATTTACGATCCAAACGTTCAGCGAGCGTTACATCAGCCCGGAAAATCATTCCGAGATCAGCTGTTAA
- the LOC128718465 gene encoding calpain-A-like translates to MQFIRWWMEPEIEDGDRSSGVLSGKQSDTWIPPFEKKHSVEHDFHTIRALTLAKGTLFEDPDFPANSFSIYQSNPPQTGVRHIEWKRPGEIVDKPKFVTDGYSRFDVRQGIVGNCWFISSCATLTSHPELFERVVPKDNGQFEDPSYAGLFHFYFWKYGEWVEVIVDDRLPVNEHNVLLFISSSVEHEFWGALLEKAYAKLHGSYEALDGGTGREGMVDLTGGITEHYPLNGTEPVDLFDRVERNLARNALLTAGINSDEDGRLASVSLVPSHEYSVTKVTRLDAKRHMLDFGDGMTGDVRLICVRNPWGRGEWSGAWGDNSLEWIMVNDEKMAELNIVREDGEFWMIFEDFVEYFDDISVCYQCPGDMSEELKTQYPWEMMIQEGEWKRDSTAGGSDMQSFWRNPQYLLKLGGNCWEEDPNGVRSLSLTIGLMQKHHRATGTNFLSMRVLVYPIPDHVAINHRSLPSTFFDNVVPVEAEADFQTAREIVTRYTLPPGRYVIVPHTWKPHQEAAFLLRMFAEGHLDKVCYCAGDMIR, encoded by the exons ATGCAGTTCATTCGCTGGTGGATGGAGCCGGAGATTGAAGATGGCGATCGGTCAAGTGGCGTGCTCAGTGGCAAGCAATCGGACACATGGATCCCCCCGTTTGAGAAG AAACATTCTGTAGAGCACGACTTCCACACAATACGCGCCCTCACCTTGGCGAAAGGGACACTCTTCGAGGATCCCGATTTTCCGGCCAACAGTTTCTCCATCTACCAATCGAATCCACCACAAACTGGAGTGCGTCACATCGAATGGAAACGGCCGGGAGAAATCGTCGACAAGCCCAAATTCGTCACGGATGGTTATTCCCGGTTCGACGTGCGACAGGGCATTGTGGGTAACTGTTGGTTCATATCGTCCTGTGCCACTCTCACCTCCCATCCGGAACTTTTCGAGCGCGTAGTGCCCAAAGACAATGGACAGTTTGAGGATCCCAGCTATGCCGGGTTGTTTCACTTTTACTTCTGGAAATATGGCGAGTGGGTGGAGGTTATAGTGGACGATCGGCTTCCGGTGAACGAACACAACGTGCTGCTCTTCATAAGCTCCTCCGTGGAGCACGAATTCTGGGGTGCATTGTTGGAGAAAGCGTACGCAAAGCTGCACGGTTCGTACGAGGCCCTAGACGGTGGAACGGGTCGTGAAGGTATGGTCGATCTTACCGGTGGCATTACCGAGCACTACCCACTGAACGGCACCGAACCGGTCGATCTGTTCGACCGGGTGGAACGGAATCTGGCCCGCAACGCGTTGCTAACAGCCGGCATTAATAGCGACGAGGATGGAAGGTTGGCATCGGTCAGCTTGGTACCGTCGCACGAGTACTCGGTGACGAAGGTGACGCGGCTGGACGCGAAGCGCCACATGCTGGACTTTGGCGATGGAATGACCGGTGACGTAAGGTTAATTTGTGTCCGCAATCCCTGGGGCCGGGGAGAGTGGAGCGGCGCCTGGGGCGATAACTCCCTCGAGTGGATAATGGTGAACGATGAGAAGATGGCGGAATTGAACATCGTGCGGGAGGACGGCGAGTTTTGGATGATTTTTGAAGACTTTGTGGAATACTTTGATGATATCAGTGTGTGCTATCAGTGTCCGGGTGATATGAGTGAGGAGTTGAAAACACAATACCCGTGGGAAATGATGATCCAGGAGGGAGAGTGGAAGCGGGACAGTACGGCGGGTGGATCGGACATGCAGAGCTTCTGGAGGAATCCTCAATATCTGCTCAAACTCGGTGGGAATTGTTGGGAGGAAGATCCAAACGGTGTGCGCAGCTTAAGCCTCACGATAGGATTAATGCAGAAGCATCATCGTGCTACAGGGACAAACTTCTTGTCGATGCGAGTACTTGTTTATCCCATACCAGACCATGTAGCTATCAATCATCGGTCCTTACCGAGCACGTTCTTCGACAATGTTGTCCCAGTAGAAGCGGAAGCGGACTTCCAGACGGCGCGCGAAATTGTGACCCGATACACACTACCACCCGGAAGGTACGTCATAGTACCGCACACCTGGAAACCACACCAGGAGGCAGCGTTCTTGCTACGCATGTTTGCCGAAGGACACCTCGACAAGGTGTGTTACTGTGCGGGTGATATGATAAGGTAA